A window of the Algoriphagus halophilus genome harbors these coding sequences:
- a CDS encoding M14 family metallopeptidase translates to MRKLLLTGLLLGSLGWSMHGFAQSDYPTLSQVNQRLQQISSNASAELTSLTKTEGGKDIWALKIGTGQVDEKPAIAVVGGVEGYHVLSVELALQFAEKLVSENAAALENTTFYIFPNMSPDAYEQYHAALKYERRGNAVTVDHDRDGVPADNGYTDLDGNGMITWMRVEDPMGDYVISSEDERVMEKANHAKGEAGKYLVFKESVDEDKDGKYAEDLEEGIAFNKSLTYKFPVFEPLAGDIPVAQKESRALLDYLFDQWNIFAFVTFSPANNLSSPLKYNAGEARKRIVTSILEKDQAINSMVSSIYNETISSKPFQQTNQGTDGDFFQWAYFHFGRLSFGTPGYWTPEFKGKTNAEANYLAWADSLGWEGVYTPWKEINHPDFPGKKVEVGGINPFVMVNPPFEKVGEIADEHTDFILKLAEMQPKLEMHNLKIEGLGNGLTRITVDLFNNSPIPTHSQMGERSRWLRKVRVDMNLPADRIISGNKIELIDVIGAYEKVELSWIVKGKGEIPVKAGASHVGFVNATFKL, encoded by the coding sequence ATGAGAAAATTACTACTAACAGGCTTACTTTTAGGAAGCTTGGGTTGGTCAATGCATGGTTTTGCGCAATCTGATTACCCCACACTTTCTCAAGTAAACCAAAGGCTACAACAGATTAGCTCCAATGCATCGGCCGAACTAACCTCTCTCACCAAGACGGAAGGAGGAAAAGATATTTGGGCGTTAAAAATAGGGACCGGTCAAGTAGATGAAAAACCTGCTATTGCAGTAGTCGGAGGAGTGGAAGGCTATCATGTACTTAGTGTTGAGCTCGCCTTGCAATTCGCTGAGAAATTAGTGTCAGAAAATGCTGCTGCATTGGAAAATACTACTTTCTATATTTTTCCAAACATGTCACCAGATGCCTATGAGCAATATCATGCGGCATTGAAGTATGAAAGACGGGGAAATGCAGTTACAGTAGACCATGATAGAGACGGTGTTCCTGCTGACAATGGGTACACTGATTTAGATGGAAATGGAATGATTACTTGGATGCGTGTAGAAGATCCCATGGGAGACTATGTGATTTCTTCAGAAGATGAACGTGTTATGGAAAAGGCGAATCATGCTAAAGGAGAAGCTGGAAAATATTTAGTATTCAAAGAATCTGTAGATGAGGATAAGGATGGGAAATATGCAGAAGACCTTGAAGAAGGAATCGCTTTCAATAAGTCTTTGACCTATAAATTCCCCGTATTCGAACCGCTTGCGGGTGATATTCCTGTAGCTCAAAAAGAATCCAGAGCTTTATTGGACTACCTGTTTGACCAATGGAACATTTTTGCATTTGTTACATTTTCTCCTGCAAACAACCTTTCCTCTCCCTTAAAATATAATGCGGGCGAGGCTAGAAAAAGGATTGTGACCTCTATTCTGGAGAAAGACCAAGCCATAAATAGTATGGTATCTTCTATTTACAATGAAACCATTTCAAGTAAACCATTTCAGCAAACGAACCAGGGAACTGATGGAGATTTTTTCCAATGGGCTTATTTTCACTTTGGAAGATTAAGTTTTGGAACGCCGGGATATTGGACTCCAGAATTTAAAGGAAAAACAAATGCAGAAGCCAATTATCTGGCATGGGCTGATTCTTTGGGATGGGAAGGTGTTTACACTCCTTGGAAAGAAATCAATCATCCTGATTTTCCAGGCAAAAAAGTAGAAGTAGGTGGAATTAACCCATTTGTCATGGTCAATCCTCCATTTGAAAAAGTAGGAGAGATAGCCGATGAACACACGGATTTTATTTTAAAGCTTGCAGAAATGCAGCCTAAACTGGAAATGCATAATCTCAAGATTGAGGGATTAGGAAATGGTTTAACGAGAATTACTGTGGATTTATTTAACAACTCTCCTATTCCGACACATTCTCAAATGGGAGAGCGCTCCAGATGGTTAAGAAAGGTTAGAGTAGATATGAACCTTCCAGCTGATAGAATTATTTCCGGAAACAAAATCGAGTTAATTGATGTGATTGGAGCATATGAGAAGGTAGAACTTAGCTGGATTGTAAAAGGTAAAGGAGAAATACCTGTGAAAGCAGGAGCTTCTCATGTAGGTTTTGTGAATGCAACTTTTAAACTCTAA
- a CDS encoding CynX/NimT family MFS transporter has product MSKSNSSEFLLISGILLVSINLRTSIASVGPLIPFIRDDLGLSNGLAGFLTTLPLLTFATFSLFAPAIGRKMGMGRAVFLGILLLTIGVILRVLGGIELLLVGTALTGVGIVIANVLVIPLIKVRLPHKIGLMTALLATMMSLFAAIAAGFSVPIAEDLGFGWRGSLASWAFFMVLALIVWIPQLKRPKAGMHIGGEKAKNVWKSKLAWQVTLFMGCQSVMYFTLTAWLPDMLVSRGWSPVEAGAVSSIMQLVSLIGSYFAPSILIKLKQQSGVILIVGIGYIIGFLGLFIESEWVTYSSLTLIGLGMGASLSIAYTLISLRTAEDQTTAKLSAMVQSSGYYLAALGPMLFGVSLDLFGSWNILIWFLILFSVLFTGFGMAAGRDMKI; this is encoded by the coding sequence TTGTCAAAGTCAAACTCATCGGAATTTTTATTAATCTCAGGGATTCTATTGGTATCCATTAATCTGAGGACCTCTATCGCTTCAGTGGGCCCATTGATTCCGTTTATACGGGATGACCTGGGTTTGTCGAATGGGTTGGCGGGTTTCCTCACCACACTGCCTTTGTTGACCTTTGCCACCTTTTCCCTTTTTGCCCCTGCGATTGGAAGAAAAATGGGTATGGGGAGGGCGGTTTTTTTGGGTATTCTATTATTGACTATTGGGGTCATTCTCCGGGTTTTGGGAGGAATTGAACTTTTATTGGTAGGCACTGCCCTGACAGGAGTTGGAATCGTAATTGCCAATGTTTTGGTGATTCCTTTGATAAAGGTCCGATTACCACATAAAATAGGTTTGATGACTGCCTTATTGGCTACTATGATGTCACTTTTTGCGGCTATTGCAGCAGGCTTTTCAGTCCCAATCGCAGAAGATTTAGGTTTTGGATGGAGAGGATCTTTGGCATCTTGGGCCTTCTTTATGGTTCTTGCTCTAATTGTCTGGATTCCACAATTGAAAAGGCCAAAAGCGGGCATGCATATAGGTGGGGAGAAAGCAAAAAACGTCTGGAAATCCAAATTAGCTTGGCAAGTCACGCTATTTATGGGTTGCCAATCTGTAATGTATTTTACTTTGACAGCTTGGCTTCCGGATATGTTGGTGTCTAGAGGATGGTCTCCCGTAGAGGCAGGTGCTGTATCTTCCATTATGCAACTGGTATCCTTGATAGGTTCCTATTTTGCACCATCTATTTTGATCAAGTTGAAGCAGCAGTCAGGAGTAATATTAATTGTTGGGATAGGCTATATCATTGGATTTTTAGGCTTATTTATTGAATCGGAATGGGTTACTTATTCCTCTTTGACCCTAATAGGATTGGGAATGGGGGCTAGTTTAAGTATCGCCTACACGTTGATCTCACTGAGAACGGCAGAAGATCAGACGACAGCCAAGCTCTCTGCGATGGTTCAGTCCTCTGGATACTACTTAGCAGCATTGGGACCTATGCTTTTTGGTGTTTCCTTAGATCTTTTTGGGTCATGGAATATTTTAATCTGGTTCTTGATTCTATTCTCTGTTCTTTTTACTGGCTTTGGAATGGCTGCAGGACGAGATATGAAGATCTAA
- a CDS encoding tRNA1(Val) (adenine(37)-N6)-methyltransferase: MANTWFQFQQFRVHQDQCAMKISTDAVLLGGLASIENPQKILDIGTGTGVISLMLAQRYPIAQVIGIELDNVAANQAGENFNSSPFSSRMKIWEGRFQEFNSEEKFDLIVSNPPYFPDHLKSQNSKRNQALHTDTLSFRELVCNSASLLSKEGCFWVILPPRQMQDLREVSKEFGLSQWQSFTVQDKPGKRVIREMVCFGLEEKEFQSQEIFIKNEDGTAHPSYQKIVSGFLLEFP; encoded by the coding sequence ATGGCCAATACCTGGTTTCAATTTCAGCAGTTTCGGGTTCATCAGGACCAATGTGCTATGAAGATTAGTACTGATGCAGTACTCTTGGGTGGATTGGCTTCTATTGAAAATCCCCAAAAAATACTGGATATAGGTACGGGGACAGGAGTGATCTCTTTGATGCTGGCCCAGCGTTATCCCATTGCTCAAGTAATCGGTATTGAACTCGACAATGTGGCTGCAAATCAAGCAGGTGAAAATTTTAATTCCAGCCCTTTTTCATCTAGGATGAAGATTTGGGAAGGAAGATTTCAAGAGTTTAATTCTGAAGAGAAATTTGACCTGATCGTCAGTAATCCTCCCTATTTTCCAGATCATTTAAAGTCTCAAAACTCCAAAAGAAATCAGGCTTTGCATACGGACACCCTTTCTTTTAGGGAGCTTGTTTGCAATTCAGCTAGCTTGCTTAGTAAGGAAGGTTGTTTTTGGGTGATTTTACCTCCCAGACAAATGCAAGATCTGAGGGAGGTTTCTAAAGAGTTTGGACTAAGCCAATGGCAATCTTTCACGGTACAAGATAAACCAGGAAAGAGAGTAATTAGAGAAATGGTGTGTTTTGGGTTGGAAGAAAAGGAGTTCCAATCCCAAGAAATTTTCATAAAAAATGAGGATGGGACAGCTCATCCTAGCTATCAAAAGATTGTTTCAGGCTTTTTGTTAGAATTTCCTTGA
- a CDS encoding universal stress protein translates to MYQKIALAIAFSPRIEALISETKRLVELFESELILIHVGKKTDELVQKLEGLVENAQLPKDRTKIIWKEGKPGKMILEACRDENVDLLVAGALKNESFLTYYLGSVGRKIIRKAPCSVLTLIEPKVETTGFSQVVFNGTQTPITPFVIQQGIDFSKKVKADQVFILNEIKMYGLQMGTASEDSEQEVAQTRRQLVQDEIKYVEDILSKLDKDDLKISIKVTGGRWAIELARFCEKINADLLVVGDEHKLNFFDRIFPHDLEDLLSTLPCNLLIVKE, encoded by the coding sequence ATGTACCAAAAAATAGCCCTTGCAATAGCCTTTTCTCCAAGAATTGAGGCGTTGATCTCCGAAACCAAAAGATTGGTAGAGCTCTTTGAGTCAGAATTGATATTAATTCATGTTGGGAAAAAGACAGATGAGTTGGTACAGAAACTAGAAGGATTAGTAGAAAATGCACAGCTACCTAAGGACCGCACCAAAATTATTTGGAAAGAAGGGAAGCCTGGTAAAATGATTTTAGAAGCATGCAGGGATGAAAATGTAGATTTACTAGTAGCAGGAGCCCTAAAAAATGAAAGCTTTCTAACTTATTACCTAGGTTCGGTGGGGAGAAAAATAATCAGAAAAGCCCCTTGCTCTGTACTTACACTTATTGAGCCGAAAGTAGAAACTACTGGCTTTTCACAGGTGGTATTCAATGGAACGCAAACTCCTATCACACCTTTTGTAATACAGCAAGGCATCGATTTTTCAAAAAAAGTAAAGGCGGACCAGGTTTTTATTTTGAATGAGATTAAAATGTATGGGCTTCAAATGGGGACTGCCTCTGAAGATTCGGAGCAGGAGGTTGCTCAAACCAGACGTCAGCTAGTTCAGGATGAAATCAAGTATGTGGAGGATATCCTGAGCAAACTGGATAAAGATGATTTAAAAATTAGTATCAAAGTGACCGGGGGTAGGTGGGCCATCGAGTTGGCACGATTCTGTGAAAAAATTAATGCAGATTTGTTGGTAGTAGGTGATGAACATAAATTAAATTTTTTCGATAGGATTTTCCCACATGATTTGGAAGACTTATTAAGCACTTTGCCTTGTAATCTATTAATTGTAAAAGAATAA
- a CDS encoding cation:proton antiporter gives METLNHKEVINLLLQLAAMLIMARVFAELARKFKLPAVVGEILAGIILGPTILGTLFPGAQDYLFGSHEMSNVALDGFVQISVVLLLFIAGLEVELQVVWNQGKNALKIATASMALPIITGFVLAYAFPEFLGVNINDRAVASTFFGLAISITALAVVARILMDLGIFKTQTGLLIIAAAMIVDILGWIVFSVILSLSESGAEGLGVWPTIGLTLIFTLFMLTLGKGLINRVLPWINKNLAWPGGLLSLSLAICFLAASFTEFIGIHAIFGAFIIGVALGDSEYLTEKAKEILHQFINNIFAPIFFVSIGLKVNFVEAFDPGVTGVVVILGLLAKYFGAYLGGRYAGISRKESIIVGFGLSTRGSMDIILGLIALETGLVSESLFIGLVILALISSIFSGPLINWAQKLKF, from the coding sequence ATGGAAACTTTAAACCATAAGGAGGTTATTAATTTACTCCTCCAGCTTGCCGCCATGTTAATAATGGCCAGAGTATTTGCCGAATTGGCAAGGAAGTTTAAACTTCCTGCAGTAGTCGGTGAAATTTTGGCTGGTATCATTTTAGGACCGACCATATTAGGTACCTTATTCCCAGGAGCTCAGGATTATTTGTTCGGCTCGCATGAAATGTCAAATGTTGCTTTGGATGGCTTTGTCCAAATCTCTGTAGTCCTACTCCTGTTTATTGCGGGATTGGAAGTAGAGCTTCAAGTGGTATGGAACCAAGGGAAAAATGCGCTAAAAATTGCTACGGCCTCCATGGCATTACCCATTATTACAGGGTTTGTGTTAGCCTATGCTTTCCCGGAATTTTTGGGAGTGAATATCAATGATAGAGCGGTAGCCTCTACCTTTTTTGGATTGGCCATTTCCATCACTGCATTGGCAGTTGTCGCAAGGATATTAATGGATTTGGGAATCTTTAAGACCCAGACAGGTTTGCTGATTATAGCTGCTGCCATGATCGTAGACATCCTTGGTTGGATTGTTTTCTCAGTAATATTGTCCTTATCCGAATCGGGTGCAGAAGGATTGGGTGTTTGGCCTACGATTGGGTTAACCCTGATATTTACGCTCTTTATGTTGACTTTAGGAAAGGGGTTAATTAATCGGGTGTTGCCTTGGATCAATAAAAACCTAGCTTGGCCAGGAGGATTACTTTCCTTATCGTTGGCCATTTGTTTTTTGGCAGCTTCTTTTACAGAGTTTATTGGGATTCATGCCATTTTTGGAGCTTTCATCATTGGAGTAGCTTTAGGAGATTCCGAATACTTAACAGAAAAAGCCAAGGAGATCCTTCATCAATTCATTAACAATATTTTTGCACCTATTTTCTTCGTGTCCATTGGATTGAAAGTAAACTTTGTGGAGGCCTTCGATCCTGGCGTAACTGGAGTGGTGGTGATTCTTGGCTTGTTGGCAAAGTATTTTGGAGCCTACTTAGGAGGAAGGTATGCAGGAATAAGCCGAAAAGAATCGATCATTGTTGGCTTTGGGCTTAGTACCAGGGGGAGTATGGATATCATTCTGGGATTGATTGCCCTAGAGACAGGATTGGTCTCTGAATCCTTGTTTATTGGGTTGGTTATTCTTGCCTTGATTTCAAGTATTTTCTCAGGTCCTTTAATCAACTGGGCACAGAAGCTGAAATTTTAA
- a CDS encoding DUF2179 domain-containing protein yields MQELMQSLGVSENLFNYLIMPLLIFIARVGDVSINTLRIMFMMNGKKNIAPILGFFEALIWLLAIGQIFQNISNPMSYIAYAAGFGTGTYVGMYFEEKLALGRVLVRIITPNPNPQLMEYMKEENFRFTNVGAEGRYGKVQLTFTVMKRDALAKFIDKVRSLDEKAFYTIESVKRISEDDLNVMDDKPRFNMSFFSKART; encoded by the coding sequence ATGCAAGAATTAATGCAATCCCTAGGCGTTTCAGAAAACTTATTTAACTATCTGATTATGCCCCTATTAATCTTTATTGCACGTGTAGGAGATGTTTCAATTAATACGTTGCGTATCATGTTTATGATGAATGGGAAGAAGAACATTGCTCCCATTTTGGGATTTTTTGAGGCTTTGATCTGGTTGCTTGCCATAGGCCAGATATTTCAAAATATATCCAACCCCATGTCTTATATCGCTTATGCTGCTGGTTTTGGTACTGGAACTTACGTTGGGATGTATTTTGAAGAGAAACTCGCTCTCGGGAGGGTTTTGGTACGGATTATAACTCCAAACCCCAACCCTCAATTGATGGAATATATGAAAGAGGAGAATTTCCGCTTTACCAATGTAGGGGCCGAAGGGAGGTATGGTAAAGTTCAATTGACTTTTACTGTTATGAAAAGGGATGCACTGGCAAAATTTATAGATAAGGTAAGGAGCTTAGATGAAAAGGCGTTTTATACCATTGAAAGTGTGAAACGAATTTCTGAAGACGACCTGAATGTCATGGATGATAAGCCCAGGTTCAATATGAGCTTTTTCAGCAAAGCCAGGACCTAA
- a CDS encoding M14 family metallopeptidase, with translation MKTTKLIVGLAFSALSLTTIDANAQEKFFQAVGTPYMPKVEIAFNRYYTYEGLVDNMKKIAAAHPDIAKIESIGKSYEGRDMMTLTITDFSTGPDTDKPGMWIDGNIHSNEIQGGEFALYAAWYLTEMHADNEFIQQLLKDKTFYITPTINPDARNDFFNQPNTANSPRSGMMVLDNDGDGLKGEDGMDDLDGDGHITMMIRKSPTGRYIKDPQDPRKLIMVGADKVGEYEILGQEGTDGDGDGRVNDDGVGYYDPNRDWGWNWQPDYIQRGALRYPFSLPENRNIMEFVMKHPNIAGAQSFHNSGGMILRGPGAEEDVSTYNRDDIRIYDAIASKGEEMIPGYRYLTVYKDLYSVFGGELDWFYGTRGVFTYSNELMTSYLYFHKEGSGRGNQDEMFEVDQLLTMGDAFVMWHEYEHPQFGTVEIGGFKKTFGRAHPGFLLEQDAHRNAAFTIYHAYHTPKLSIMDVKEEDLGGGLKSITATIFNERLMPTHASQDLKYKIERPDYVSISGAKVVAGFVVEDEDFKKFSEQKRNPEKIEVANIPGMTAVKVKWIVSSGSNYSITVDSAKGGKVSWKK, from the coding sequence ATGAAAACAACAAAATTAATCGTTGGGCTGGCTTTTAGTGCTTTGAGTCTAACTACTATCGACGCCAATGCTCAGGAAAAATTCTTCCAAGCAGTGGGTACTCCATACATGCCAAAAGTTGAAATAGCATTTAATCGTTATTACACCTACGAAGGGCTTGTGGACAATATGAAAAAAATTGCAGCAGCCCATCCCGATATCGCAAAGATAGAATCCATCGGAAAATCCTACGAAGGTAGAGATATGATGACCTTAACCATCACTGATTTCTCCACGGGTCCTGATACAGACAAGCCAGGTATGTGGATCGATGGTAACATTCACTCTAATGAAATTCAGGGTGGGGAATTTGCTTTGTACGCTGCTTGGTATTTGACCGAAATGCATGCAGATAATGAATTCATCCAACAACTATTAAAGGACAAAACCTTTTACATCACCCCAACAATCAATCCTGATGCAAGAAACGATTTCTTCAATCAGCCCAACACCGCCAATTCTCCACGATCTGGAATGATGGTTTTGGATAATGACGGGGACGGACTCAAAGGTGAAGATGGGATGGATGACTTAGATGGGGATGGACATATTACGATGATGATACGAAAATCACCTACTGGCAGATATATCAAAGATCCCCAAGATCCAAGAAAATTGATCATGGTGGGTGCAGATAAAGTCGGTGAATACGAAATACTAGGACAGGAAGGTACAGATGGTGATGGAGATGGTAGAGTCAATGATGACGGAGTTGGGTATTATGACCCAAACAGAGATTGGGGATGGAATTGGCAGCCAGACTATATTCAAAGAGGGGCTTTGAGATATCCATTTTCCTTGCCTGAAAACAGAAATATTATGGAGTTTGTGATGAAGCACCCCAACATTGCCGGTGCTCAAAGCTTTCACAACAGTGGGGGGATGATTTTAAGAGGCCCAGGCGCGGAGGAAGATGTCAGCACATACAACAGAGATGATATCCGCATTTATGATGCCATCGCTTCTAAAGGAGAGGAAATGATTCCTGGTTACCGTTATTTGACTGTCTATAAAGACCTCTATTCAGTTTTTGGAGGAGAATTGGACTGGTTTTATGGGACAAGAGGCGTATTCACCTATTCTAATGAATTAATGACTTCTTATTTGTATTTCCATAAAGAAGGTTCTGGAAGAGGAAATCAAGACGAAATGTTTGAAGTAGATCAATTGCTGACCATGGGGGATGCATTTGTGATGTGGCATGAATATGAACATCCTCAATTCGGCACTGTGGAAATAGGCGGATTCAAAAAGACATTTGGAAGAGCACATCCAGGCTTCTTATTGGAGCAAGATGCTCATAGAAATGCAGCTTTCACTATTTATCATGCCTATCATACGCCAAAACTTTCGATTATGGATGTGAAGGAAGAAGACTTAGGAGGAGGATTAAAATCCATCACAGCAACCATCTTCAATGAAAGATTGATGCCGACCCATGCTAGTCAGGATTTAAAGTATAAAATCGAGAGACCAGATTATGTGAGTATTTCCGGGGCAAAAGTAGTGGCCGGCTTTGTAGTAGAAGATGAGGACTTCAAGAAATTCAGTGAACAAAAAAGAAATCCTGAAAAGATTGAAGTAGCAAATATCCCTGGAATGACTGCAGTAAAAGTTAAGTGGATTGTTTCTTCAGGATCTAATTACTCTATTACTGTTGACTCTGCAAAAGGAGGAAAAGTAAGCTGGAAGAAGTAA
- a CDS encoding DUF4252 domain-containing protein, translating into MKRIILTLMLIGTVMAVQAQSKSVKALYEKYKGDDDFFHLELGGNFMNFAEGFKIDMDKNDMATVAKSVEKLNFFTLPDNIDQDRAEFKALQKGLERERYELLMEAAEGKGGVLVYSKGNKTISDLVVLVGGDEGDLMVVELKGEFDSETVARATSKGIH; encoded by the coding sequence ATGAAACGAATTATTTTAACCTTGATGCTGATTGGAACAGTGATGGCTGTTCAAGCCCAAAGTAAAAGCGTGAAAGCCCTTTATGAAAAATATAAAGGAGATGATGACTTTTTCCACCTGGAGTTAGGAGGTAACTTTATGAACTTCGCTGAAGGCTTTAAAATAGATATGGACAAGAATGATATGGCGACGGTAGCCAAGTCTGTGGAGAAATTAAACTTTTTCACCCTTCCAGATAATATTGATCAGGACCGGGCGGAATTCAAAGCACTCCAAAAAGGTCTTGAAAGAGAACGATATGAATTGTTGATGGAAGCCGCAGAAGGAAAAGGTGGAGTATTGGTCTATTCAAAAGGGAATAAGACCATTTCTGATCTAGTCGTTTTAGTAGGCGGAGATGAAGGTGATTTAATGGTGGTAGAGCTAAAAGGAGAATTTGATTCCGAGACGGTGGCAAGAGCTACCAGTAAAGGAATACATTAA
- the hemH gene encoding ferrochelatase produces the protein MIKTGKTGVLLVNLGTPDSTSTGDVRKYLREFLMDGRVIDIPFIPRWMLVNLIIAPFRAPKSAAEYRKLWTDRGSPLLFHTVDLKEKLVEKLDSSEYVVSMGMRYQSPSIESALEELMKKKVKKIIVVPLFPQYASATNGSVIDRVMEIARGWQIIPEITFVSNFIDHPLFLKAWKELGQEMMEKKKYDRFLFSYHGLPERQIKKGSVDNYCQLGACCNKYSSSNQFCYRAQCFQTTRMIAAELGLPEDKVDTCFQSRLGKDPWVQPYTEDMIKKLSSEGVKNVLVFSPAFVADCLETTVEVGQEYKEQFEEQGGDHWDLVPSLNSEDTWVDCLVDLVHSKS, from the coding sequence ATGATCAAAACCGGAAAAACTGGCGTATTGCTAGTGAATTTGGGAACTCCAGATAGCACATCCACAGGTGATGTAAGAAAGTATTTACGCGAATTCCTAATGGATGGACGTGTGATAGATATTCCATTTATACCGAGATGGATGTTAGTCAACTTGATTATAGCTCCTTTTAGAGCCCCAAAATCTGCTGCAGAATACCGTAAGCTATGGACAGATAGAGGCTCACCATTGCTTTTTCATACCGTGGACTTAAAAGAAAAGCTGGTAGAAAAACTAGATTCATCTGAATATGTGGTGTCCATGGGAATGAGATACCAAAGTCCTTCCATTGAATCGGCATTGGAGGAGTTGATGAAAAAGAAAGTGAAGAAGATTATTGTCGTGCCATTGTTTCCACAATATGCCTCTGCCACCAATGGTTCGGTTATAGATCGAGTAATGGAAATAGCCCGTGGTTGGCAGATCATTCCAGAGATTACCTTTGTTAGCAATTTTATAGATCATCCTCTTTTCCTTAAAGCTTGGAAAGAATTAGGGCAAGAAATGATGGAGAAGAAAAAATATGATCGCTTTTTATTTTCTTATCATGGCCTTCCTGAACGACAAATTAAAAAAGGTTCAGTAGACAACTATTGCCAATTAGGCGCTTGCTGTAATAAATATTCCTCTTCAAATCAGTTTTGTTATAGAGCCCAGTGTTTCCAGACCACTCGGATGATTGCGGCCGAACTTGGTCTGCCCGAGGATAAAGTAGATACCTGTTTTCAATCTCGATTAGGAAAAGACCCTTGGGTTCAGCCCTATACGGAGGATATGATCAAGAAATTGTCCTCGGAAGGGGTAAAGAACGTTTTGGTGTTTTCTCCAGCATTTGTTGCTGACTGCTTAGAGACTACAGTCGAGGTAGGACAAGAATATAAAGAGCAGTTTGAAGAGCAAGGTGGAGACCATTGGGATTTAGTCCCAAGTTTGAACTCTGAGGATACCTGGGTGGATTGTTTGGTAGATTTAGTCCACTCTAAGTCTTGA